Genomic segment of Oceanibaculum indicum P24:
GGAAGGCGCGGCTGCGGTCGGCCAGCACCATCGGGATCAGCATCACATCGGGCGGGATCGGGAAGAAGCTGCTCTCCGCGAAGGAGACGCCGAACAGCGCCTTTTCCGCATGGCGGTGGGCGGACCAGCGCAGCGTCCAGTCATACAGCCGACGCAGCGCCGAGGGCCGGGAAACGGTATCGCTGCTCATGCAGGCTCCAAACCGAGATTGACGGCGGGCCGTCCGCGACTAATATGCCGACCCGTCTGAGGACGCCTCTGCCGTGCGGGCGTGGTGGAATTGGTAGACGCGCCGGACTCAAAATCCGGTTCCGAGAGGAGTGTCGGTTCGAGTCCGACCGCCCGCACCATCATTCCTGATCTCCCGCCTTCATATCCCGTTCCGCGCCGCCCGAGATCACGGCATGGCCGCTGCGGAAGGCGAAATCCACCATGCCGCGCCCGTTATAGGATTTCTCCGGCAGGACGGAAAACATCAGCGCGTCGGCGATGCGGTGCAGCGGCTGGCGGGCACCCTCCTTCACCGCCGAACAGCCGACGCTGGCGAAATAGGTTCCGGCCAGCAGCCGGCAGGAAAAGGTGTGCCGCGCCTCGATCACGCTGCCGGCCGGCACGACGGGGATCGTGTCTTCCGCCAGCACCAGCGAGCCGCCGCCCAGCATGACGCCGTTCATCGACTGCATGCTGACCGAAAAGCCGACATCACGCGCATCCTCCTCGAAGCGCACGCGGTAGCGCACGATATAGTCCTCGCCGCGCTTCAGCATGTTCACCCGCGAACCCGGCGCACCATCAGAACCGATCAGGCAGATCGCCGGTTCCGAGATGACGGCCCCCGCCGGCTCATGCATCAGCATGCTCTCGGGCTTCAGCGACTCGTCGAAATAGGCAGCATCCGCCTGCCGCTCGCCCTGCGCTTCGGGCGCGCCATTGCCGTTCGAGCCGTTCTCCGTCTCGCGCGCCAGCAGCAGCGGCTTCGGGTCGCCATTATGCGCCTTCAGCTCCTGCCGGTAGGCCTCGTAGCGCGCGCCCTCCATATAGAGCATGCGGCGATAGGCGACGATCACCTCGTCCGGCTTGCCGTCCACCAGCTTCTCGCCGCGGTCCAGCAGGATGGCGCGGTCGCACAGCTCGATGACGCTGCGCGCATTGTGGCTGACGAACAGGATGGTGGTGCCGCGCGACCGGAGGTCCGCCATGCGGGCGATGCATTTGCGCTGGAACGCCTCGTCGCCGACCGCCAGCGCCTCGTCCACGATCAGGATTTCCGGCTCGATGCAGGTGGTGACGGAGAAGGCCAGCCGCACAGTCATGCCGGAGGAATAGGTCTTCACCGGCTGGTCGATGAAGTCGCGGATGCCGGCGAATTCCACGATCTCCTCGAAGCGGGCGGCGATCTCCTCGCGCTTCAGCCCCAGCATGGCGGCATAGAAGAAGATGTTCTCGCGGCCGGTGAATTCCGGGTTGAAGCCCGACCCCAGCTCCAGCAGCGCCGCCAGCCGCCCGGTCACCGCGACATCGCCGGAGGTCGGCGCCAGCGTATTTGCGATGATGTAGAGCAGCGTCGATTTGCCCGAGCCGTTGCGCCCGACCAGCCCGACGCATTCCCCGGCCTTTACCTCGAAGGAGACATCGTTCAGCGCCTCGAAGGCGCGCACCGGCTTGGCCTTGACGCCGAAGCCGGCATGCAGCAGACGCTCCAGCGCCGTGCGGTACAGGAAATACCGCTTGGTGACATGCGAGACGGCGATGCGGGTCTGGGTCATGCGACTCCCATGAGGAACCGGCCCGGCTACAGGCTACGGGCCAGGCCAGAGGACCGGCCTGGCGGACGGGCAACAGCAGCACCCCTCACCGGAGCGCGCGGCCCTGACCTCTAGTACGATCCGCCCCGAAAATCCATCCCGGAGTGGGGAAGGGGGTGCTCGGCTTTGTGAGGAAAAGGGCGGTGCAAGGCTGAAGGTTCGGGTAGACTTAGTCGGCCATGGGGGACGCGGAATGAGGCTCTATCGATTCTTTAGTGCCGAGTACGGAATGTGCTCGATCTTGGATCGCCAGATAAGGATCGGGCGCATCGAAGAGCTCAATGACGACTTTGAGTTCATCGGCGTGGCGCTGTCTGAAAAGGCCGAACGGCTCGCGCTGCGAAACATGCGCCAACGCCTCAGCATCACTAAGGGCGTGATATGCATGAGCAAAAAGTGGGAAAGCCCTCTCATGTGGGCACATTACGCCAACAGCCATAAGGGCATTGTCCTCGGCTTCGACGTGCCCGACGAGACATTCTACAAAGTCTGCTACGTAAAAAAGCGTCCGACACTCGGGGACATGGGCCTCAGCATTCTGGGTGACATAACTCCCGAAGGCATGAAGCGTATGATCCTGACCAAGGCCGCCGGATGGGCCTATGAGCAAGAATATCGTGCCTACGTCGAGCTCAATGATGGGATCGAGATCAACGATGAGGTGCACTATTTCATGCCCTTTTCCGAGAACATGAAGCTGCGAGAGGTAATCGTAGGCTCACGCTACAAGGGCCCGCGAGCCGAAATGGTGGCCGCCGTCAACGACCCGAGCGTCGACGTCTATATGGCACGCGGATCGTTCGAGAAATTCAAGATGGTCCGACAGAGACAAAAGAGCATGTGGCCCTGAAAATTGGGACTCGGGCTTCGCAGTTTTAGTGTCGCTGCTAGAGCTGCATTATGGTTTCGGCCAAGCAAGAGAGGCTAGGGTCTGCAAATTTTGCCGAGTCTCTTCAAACCATGCAGAATCTTGATGCCGAAAAGCCCAACCTTGCTCAAGAATATCCTCAATAATCCGCGCTATTAATTTTGCAAGTTCCGGTATTCCCGAAACTTCAATCGACCATTGCTTCGGTTCAAAATGCACAAACTCATTCCTGATGGTTTTGTGAAAACCGCACAACCAATTCAACTCTGAATCACTTATTCCAACACCTGGATTGTTACTGGAATCCCCAGCCGAATTAGGTTTTCTCACAGCTTTAAGCAGGTCTGGAAGCGCCATCAAATTGGTCTTCGGAGGCTTTGCGTCAGGGTCAGTACGTTGATCCTCAATATAAGCTACCCATTCGCTGGCGTTTCGATCAGTGACCGCACCTAACGGAGCGAAAGTCGTAGTGAGATGGCATATGCAGGCACCTTGTAGCGCCGAATGCAGCGACAGTGCGACCCACTTCCAAGCTTGCGGGTCTTCACTGACAAAATTAGCAGCGCGGATCGCATGTCGAATGGATCCCGCGACATCCTCCGCCTCATTCGTTCGAATCCAAATCTCCACCATCGCTACCCCCGCAAACACTTTATATAAGTGAAACTATAATATACTATTACGTAAGGTGCGGTTAAATGACTTCAGGAATCGCCCTCCCCCACATTGACGTACGCGCGGATAAGACGTACCTGATGCGCCATGAAGGCACTTCCCGCGCATAGGCTCTCCGTCGCCCCGATGATGGACTGGACGGACCGGCATGACCGCTTCTTCCTGCGGCTCATCAGCCGGCAGGCGCTGCTCTATACCGAGATGGTGACGACCGGCGCGGTGCTGCATGGCGACCGCCAGCGGCTGCTGCGCTTCGACGCGGCCGAGCATCCGGTCGCCTGCCAGCTGGGCGGGTCGGAGCCGGACGATCTGGCGCGCGCGGCGGAGGTCGTCGAGGGGTTCGGCTATGACGAGGTCAATCTGAATTGCGGCTGCCCCAGCGACCGGGTGCAGAAGGGCCGCTTCGGCGCCTGCCTGATGGCCGAGCCGGAGACCGTCGCCGCCGGCGTGAAGGCGATGATCGCCGCCACCTCCCTGCCGGTCACGGTGAAGTCGCGCATCGGCGTGGACGAGATGGAGGATTACGCCGACCTGAAGCGGTTCATAGAGACCGTGGCGGATGCCGGCTGCCGCAGCTTCATCGTGCATGCCCGCAAGGCCTGGCTGAAGGGGCTGAGCCCGAAGGAGAACCGCGAGATTCCGCCGCTGCGCTACGAGCTGGTCTATCGGCTAAAGCAGGAGCTGCCGGAACTGACCATCGTGCTGAATGGCGGTGTTGCCACGCTGGACCAGGCGGCGGCGCATCTGGCCCATGTCGATGGCGTGATGATCGGGCGGGCGGCCTATCAGGAACCCTATATGCTGGCGGATGCGGACCGGCGCTTCTTCGGTGCCTCCGCGCCCGCGCCCAGCCGGCGGCAAGTGCTGGAAGCCTTCCTCCCCTATGTCGAGCGCGAACTGGCCCAGGGCACGCCGCTGGCCCACATGACCCGGCATATTCTGGGCCTCTATAACGGGCTGCCGGGCGCGCGCGCCTTCCGCCGCCACCTGGCCGAGAATGCGCACCGGGCGGGCGCGGATGCCAGCCTGATCCTCGAAGCGGCGGCGAAGGTGCGGGAAAGGCCCGCCATGCCCGACGCGGCGGATTGAAACTCTCTCGCCAGCCCTCCCCCGATGCCCTTCGAGACGCCCAAGCCGAGCCATCCTCTCGGCCCGTCACCCCCGCACTTGTTGCGGGGGTCCAGGCCTCGGCCCGCTGGATATCCGCCCGAGTAAGCTGAACCCTGGATTCCCGGCACAAGGCCGGGAATGACAGAAAAAGAAAACCCCCTTCACCCGGACGCTGCGCGTCCACCCTCTCCCGCGAGGGGAGAGGGTGGGTTGGAAAACAATCCTCCCCTTCGTCATGGTCGGGCTTGACCCGACCATCCAGCGAACGGAACCGCCTCTCTGGACCCTCGGGTCAAGCCCGAGGGTGACGAAAAAAGAAGTGCCTCCTCACCCCGGCCTTCTGCGGACGATCTGCGCGGCCCTGAAGCTCATCACCTTCTCGCCGTTCTGGTTGAAGGTCTCGTAGCCGAAGGTGACGAAGCCGCGGTCGGGCTTGGAGCCGGAGGCGCGCACCTCCAGCACCGACAGCACCACCTTCAGCGTGTCGCCCGGCCGCACCGGCTGCTGCCAGCGAAGCTCGTCCATGCCGAAGGCGCCCATGCCGGACTCGGCGATCAGCCCCAGCTGGTAGGTCAGCCGGAAGCTGACCGCCAGCGTCTGGAAGCCGCTGGAGATCAGCCCGCCGAACGGACCGGCCTCCGCCGCCGGCTTGTCGATGTGGAAGGGCTGCGGGTCGTACTGGAAGGCGAAGTCGAGGATCTGCGCTTCCGACAGCGTGACGCCCGGCGTCTCGAAACGCTGGCCGACGGCGAAATCCTCGAACCACATGGTCATGACGACGCCACGACCTCGGCAATGGCGGAGCCGAGATCGGCGGTGCTGGCCTGGCCGCCCAGGTCCGGCGTCTTCGGTCCGCCGTCCTTCAGCACCGTCTCGATGGCCTTCAGGATGGCATCATGCGCGTCCTGATGGCCCATATGCTGCAGCATCATCGCGCCGGACCAGATCTGGCCGATCGGGTTGGCGATGCCCTTGCCGGCAATGTCCGGGGCGGAGCCATGCACCGGCTCGAACATTGAGGGATGCTTGCCTTCCGGGTTCAGATTAGCCGAGGGCGCGATGGCGATGGTACCGGTGGTCGCCGGCCCGAGGTCGGACAGGATGTCCCCGAACAGGTTGGAGGCCACGACCACGTCGAACCAGTCCGGGTGCTGCACGAAATGCGCGGTCAGGATGTCGATGTGGAACTGGTCGGTCTTGAAGCCCGGATAGGCCTTCTTCATTTCCTCGAACCGCTCGTCCCAGAACGGCATGGTGTGGATGATGCCGTTGGATTTGGTGGCCGAGGTGACGTGCTTGCCGCGCCGGGCCGCCAGCTCGAAGGCGAACTTCATCACGCGGTCCACGCCGCGCCGGGTGAACACCGATTCCTGGATCGCCATGTCGTGCTCGGTGCCGCGATTGTGGCGGCCGCCCATCGAGGAATATTCGCCCTCGCAATTCTCGCGCACGACGTAATAGTCGATATCGCCCGGCTTGCGGCCGGCCAGCGGGCTGCGCACGCCCTCGAACAGGCGCACCGGGCGCAGGTTCACATACTGGTCGAACTCGCGGCGGATCGGGATCAGCAGGCCCCACAGCGAGACATGGTCCGGCACACCGGGCCAGCCGACCGCGCCCAGGAAGATCGCCTCATGGCCGGAGAGCTGCTGGATGCCGTCCTTCGGCATGAATTCGCCGGTATCCTTGTAGCGCTCGCACGACCAGTCGAAATGGGTGAACTCGTAGTCGATGCCGAACTTGCGGCCGGCGGCGTCCAGCACCTTCAGCCCCTCGGGCACCACCTCGGTGCCGATGCCGTCGCCGGGAATGATCGCGATCTTGTGGGCAGCCATGGGCCTCTTCCTCTTATGCGGTCTTCAGTGCTGGGTTGTTAACCAGGTATTTTCCATTGGGCGGCACTCTATCCCGCAAGGTGCGAAACCCGCAAGAAACCGCCCTGATTGCTGCTATGCACAAAACGCAGGTGAGCCCCGCTCCTATGCCGGGCGTTCCAGCAGGATGGTATAGACCTCGCCGGCCTGGTCCCAGGACAGGTAGCGGGTACCCGTTGCCTCGCAGAAAGCCTCGAAATCCTTGACCGCGCCGGGGTCCGTGGCCAGCACCTTCAGCTGTCCGCCGGGCGGTACCTCGCGCAGTTTCTTGCGGGCCTTCAGCACCGGCAGCGGGCATTTCAGACCCGTCGTATCCAGCTCGACCGCCTGCGTCGCTCCGCCGCACGCTTCCTTATTCATTGGCATTTCCTGTTTTTTCCACTAGATAAGCGCAGCAACTGGTTCGCAATACGCCATCCTTAGCGGTGGCAGGGTATGCGGACCGTCCCGCAAGCTGTTACCGGCTTCTCACCATATAGGGTTTATCTAGGAAATCGCGATGTTCAAGCAGAACACCCGACGTGCCAGCGCCGTACTGAAAGCCATGGGCAACGAGCGCCGCCTTCTCATCCTCCACCTCCTGGCGAGCGAGGGCGAGAAGTCCGTCAGCGAGCTGGAAAAGCTGGTGAAGCTGAGCCAGTCCGCCCTGTCCCAGCATCTGGCCCGGCTGCGCCGCGACGGGCTGGTGAAGACCCGCCGCTCGGCCCAGACCATCTTCTACTCGGTCTCGACCGAGGAGGTGACCACCATCCTCAACACGCTGTACGGCCTCTACAACTCTGCCCCGGTGCAGCAGGCCGACGCGGCCTGAGGCCTGACGGAGCGGCCGGCATGAGCGCCCCCGACATCCGCATCGAATCGCCGGAAACCATCCAGGACTGGATGAGCCGCGACGAGGTGCTGCTGGTCGATGTGCGCGAGCCGCAGGAATGGGCGCAGGCCCGCATTCCCGGCGCCATGCTGCTGCCACTCTCTTCCTTCGACCCGGCGGCGATAGACCTGCCGCCGGGCAAGAAGCTGGTGTTCCACTGCCGCAGCGGCGTGCGCTGCGGTGCCGCGGCCGAGATGCTGGCCGCATCCGGACTGGCGCCCAAGGGCGCGCCGATCCACCGGCTGGGCGGTGGCATCATCGCCTGGGCGCAGGCCGGCCTGCCGATTGAGCAGGGCTAA
This window contains:
- a CDS encoding ABC transporter ATP-binding protein, which gives rise to MTQTRIAVSHVTKRYFLYRTALERLLHAGFGVKAKPVRAFEALNDVSFEVKAGECVGLVGRNGSGKSTLLYIIANTLAPTSGDVAVTGRLAALLELGSGFNPEFTGRENIFFYAAMLGLKREEIAARFEEIVEFAGIRDFIDQPVKTYSSGMTVRLAFSVTTCIEPEILIVDEALAVGDEAFQRKCIARMADLRSRGTTILFVSHNARSVIELCDRAILLDRGEKLVDGKPDEVIVAYRRMLYMEGARYEAYRQELKAHNGDPKPLLLARETENGSNGNGAPEAQGERQADAAYFDESLKPESMLMHEPAGAVISEPAICLIGSDGAPGSRVNMLKRGEDYIVRYRVRFEEDARDVGFSVSMQSMNGVMLGGGSLVLAEDTIPVVPAGSVIEARHTFSCRLLAGTYFASVGCSAVKEGARQPLHRIADALMFSVLPEKSYNGRGMVDFAFRSGHAVISGGAERDMKAGDQE
- a CDS encoding DUF2971 domain-containing protein, with translation MRLYRFFSAEYGMCSILDRQIRIGRIEELNDDFEFIGVALSEKAERLALRNMRQRLSITKGVICMSKKWESPLMWAHYANSHKGIVLGFDVPDETFYKVCYVKKRPTLGDMGLSILGDITPEGMKRMILTKAAGWAYEQEYRAYVELNDGIEINDEVHYFMPFSENMKLREVIVGSRYKGPRAEMVAAVNDPSVDVYMARGSFEKFKMVRQRQKSMWP
- the dusA gene encoding tRNA dihydrouridine(20/20a) synthase DusA, which encodes MKALPAHRLSVAPMMDWTDRHDRFFLRLISRQALLYTEMVTTGAVLHGDRQRLLRFDAAEHPVACQLGGSEPDDLARAAEVVEGFGYDEVNLNCGCPSDRVQKGRFGACLMAEPETVAAGVKAMIAATSLPVTVKSRIGVDEMEDYADLKRFIETVADAGCRSFIVHARKAWLKGLSPKENREIPPLRYELVYRLKQELPELTIVLNGGVATLDQAAAHLAHVDGVMIGRAAYQEPYMLADADRRFFGASAPAPSRRQVLEAFLPYVERELAQGTPLAHMTRHILGLYNGLPGARAFRRHLAENAHRAGADASLILEAAAKVRERPAMPDAAD
- a CDS encoding MaoC family dehydratase, which produces MTMWFEDFAVGQRFETPGVTLSEAQILDFAFQYDPQPFHIDKPAAEAGPFGGLISSGFQTLAVSFRLTYQLGLIAESGMGAFGMDELRWQQPVRPGDTLKVVLSVLEVRASGSKPDRGFVTFGYETFNQNGEKVMSFRAAQIVRRRPG
- a CDS encoding tartrate dehydrogenase, which produces MAAHKIAIIPGDGIGTEVVPEGLKVLDAAGRKFGIDYEFTHFDWSCERYKDTGEFMPKDGIQQLSGHEAIFLGAVGWPGVPDHVSLWGLLIPIRREFDQYVNLRPVRLFEGVRSPLAGRKPGDIDYYVVRENCEGEYSSMGGRHNRGTEHDMAIQESVFTRRGVDRVMKFAFELAARRGKHVTSATKSNGIIHTMPFWDERFEEMKKAYPGFKTDQFHIDILTAHFVQHPDWFDVVVASNLFGDILSDLGPATTGTIAIAPSANLNPEGKHPSMFEPVHGSAPDIAGKGIANPIGQIWSGAMMLQHMGHQDAHDAILKAIETVLKDGGPKTPDLGGQASTADLGSAIAEVVASS
- a CDS encoding sulfurtransferase TusA family protein, whose amino-acid sequence is MNKEACGGATQAVELDTTGLKCPLPVLKARKKLREVPPGGQLKVLATDPGAVKDFEAFCEATGTRYLSWDQAGEVYTILLERPA
- a CDS encoding ArsR/SmtB family transcription factor; this translates as MFKQNTRRASAVLKAMGNERRLLILHLLASEGEKSVSELEKLVKLSQSALSQHLARLRRDGLVKTRRSAQTIFYSVSTEEVTTILNTLYGLYNSAPVQQADAA
- a CDS encoding rhodanese-like domain-containing protein, producing MSAPDIRIESPETIQDWMSRDEVLLVDVREPQEWAQARIPGAMLLPLSSFDPAAIDLPPGKKLVFHCRSGVRCGAAAEMLAASGLAPKGAPIHRLGGGIIAWAQAGLPIEQG